A region from the Hippoglossus hippoglossus isolate fHipHip1 chromosome 18, fHipHip1.pri, whole genome shotgun sequence genome encodes:
- the LOC117752140 gene encoding protein phosphatase methylesterase 1-like, producing the protein MWEENFDPEHEVGGKLDYSPVSWREYFDQMEDVSVGPADSRDVFRIYKAGSDGPLLVLLHGGGHSALSWAVFTTAIASRVTCRVLAMDLRGHGASVVHQSDDFTTQTMSSDVANVIRACYSETPPPIVLIGHGVGGAIAVHTASNMLIPCTVGLVAIDVVEGSAMEALHSIQNFLKERPKSFKSMDHAIEWSVKSGQIRNLESARVSMAGQIKRCEVEAADTAEQASPVTDVVVQRNEEFYDQSYVNDKEHTASEVSLGGDQSEYRWRIDLSKSEKYWDGWFRGTSNLFLTCNLPKLLLLAGIDRLDRDLTIGQMQGKFMMQVLPPCGHAVQEDKPDKVAKAVAAFLLRHKFAEARRETRSSNSLTQ; encoded by the exons ATGTGGGAGGAGAACTTTGATCCCGAGCA CGAGGTTGGCGGTAAGCTGGACTACTCGCCGGTGTCGTGGCGGGAGTATTTTGACCAGATGGAGGACGTGAGTGTGGGGCCGGCCGACAGCAGGGACGTCTTCAGGATTTATAAAGCGGGAAGCGACGGACCtctgctggttctgctgcacGGAGGAGGACACTCGGCTCTGTCCTGGGCCGTGTTCACC aCGGCCATCGCCAGCAGAGTGACCTGCAGGGTACTGGCCATGGACCTCAGGGGTCACg GTGCCTCCGTGGTGCACCAATCAGACGACTTCACAACACAAACTATGTCCAG CGATGTAGCCAACGTGATACGAGCCTGCTACAGCGAGACTCCTCCCCCTATCGTCCTGATTGGTCACGGTGTTGGGGGGGCGATTGCGGTGCACACAGCCAGCAACATGCTGATACCATGCACTGTGGGTCTGGTGGCCATCGACGTCGTGGAAG GCAGTGCGATGGAAGCACTCCACAGCATACAGAACTTCCTGAAAGAAAGACCCAAGTCCTTCAAGTCCATGGACCATGCTATCGAGTGGAG CGTGAAGAGCGGACAAATCAGGAACCTGGAATCTGCCCGAGTCTCGATGGCTGGTCAGATCAAAAG ATGTGAGGTGGAGGCGGCCGACACCGCGGAGCAGGCCAGCCCGGTGACCGACGTGGTCGTCCAGCGCAACGAAGAGTTCTACGATCAAAGCTACGTAAATGACAAAGAACACACCGCGTCAGAGGTGAGCCTCGGCGGAGACCAG AGTGAGTACAGGTGGCGTATAGATCTGTCGAAGTCAGAGAAGTATTGGGACGGCTGGTTTAGAGGAACCTCGAACCTCTTCCTGACCTGCAACCTGCCCAAACTCCTGTTATTGGCGG GAATCGACCGACTGGACAGAGATCTGACTATCGGCCAGATGCAGG GTAAATTCATGATGCAGGTGCTGCCCCCCTGTGGCCACGCAGTGCAAGAAGACAAACCAGACAAA GTGGCGAAGGCCGTGGCCGCTTTCCTGTTGAGACACAAGTTTGCTGAAGCCAGAAGAGAAACCAGGAG ctcaaaCTCTTTGACACAATGA
- the LOC117752133 gene encoding broad substrate specificity ATP-binding cassette transporter ABCG2-like isoform X2, producing the protein MSHIQMETRSNGASKHPSADSGRQQHGATVSFHDIYYKVSQGGRCFCQKKVTSKDILIDLNGIMKPGLNAIMGATGSGKSSFLDVLAARKDPSGLSGEVMIDGAPQPPNFKCLSGYVVQDDVVMGTLTVRENFTFSAALRLPSSVSAHDKEQKVNKVIQELGLSRVADSRVGTQLIRGISGGERKRTNIGMELIIDPPVLFLDEPTTGLDASTANSVLLLLKRMANHGRTIILSIHQPRYSIYRLFDSLTLLVTGKQVYHGPAQSVLEYFSDIGYTCEPHNNPADFFLDVINGDATAAVGNNVDKEDSDSVSKSRRSIEDKLVEEYRNCHYYKQTKAELERIIQGKQTTTTSRSRTITYNTGFLTQFRWVLKRTFRNLMLNPQTSIAQIAVTLFLALIVGAIFFNVQDDQSGMQNRVGALFFVIINQCFSSLSAAELFISERKLFIHEYTSGYYRLSVYFLSKLLSDILTLRTIPAIVFSCVAYFLIGLKPTAEAFFLFTFTVMLVAYTATSMALAISADQTVVAIANIFMTITFVFMMIFAGLLVNLPSISSWLAWLKYFSIPRYGLSALQANEFTGLYFCHGLNDTIIPPGLAYV; encoded by the exons ATGTCCCACATCCAGATGGAGACCAGGTCCAACGGAGCCTCCAAACATCCGTCCGCAGACTCGGGCCGACAGCAGCACGGCGCCACCGTCAGCTTCCACGATATTTACTACAAGGTGTCGCAGGGAGGAAGATGTTTCTGCCAGAAGAAAGTCACGAGCAAAGACATCCTCATCGACCTGAA TGGCATCATGAAGCCCGGACTGAACGCCATCATGGGAGCGACAGGAAGCGGCAAGTCatc ATTTCTGGACGTGTTGGCGGCGAGGAAGGATCCCTCCGGCCTGTCGGGAGAAGTCATGATCGACGGAGCTCCTCAGCCTCCGAACTTCAAGTGTCTGTCAGGATACGTGGTGCAG GACGACGTGGTGATGGGAACTCTGACCGTCAGAGAAAACTTCACCTTCTCTGCGGCGCTGAGACTTCCGTCCTCTGTCAGCGCCCACGACAAAGAACAGAAAGTCAACAAAGTGATCCAAGAACTGGGACTGAGCCGAGTGGCCGACTCcagg GTGGGCACTCAGCTGATTCGTGGGATCTCCGGcggcgagaggaagaggacgaacATCGGCATGGAGCTGATCATCGACCCCCCCGTCCTCTTCCTGGACGAACCAACCACAGGCCTCGACGCCAGCACCGCCAACTCTGTACTACTGCTGCTCaagag gATGGCGAACCACGGTCGCACCATCATCTTGTCCATCCACCAGCCTCGTTACTCCATCTACCGTCTGTTTGACAGCCTCACGCTGCTGGTCACCGGGAAACAG GTTTATCACGGACCTGCGCAGAGTGTACTGGAGTATTTCTCAGATATCG GATACACCTGTGAGCCCCACAACAACCCGGCAGACTTCTTCCTCGACGTCATCAACGGAGACGCCACCGCAGCCGTCGGCAACAACGTGGATAAAGAAG ATTCCGACTCGGTGTCGAAGTCCAGACGAAGTATCGAGGACAAACTGGTGGAGGAATACAGGAACTGTCACTACTACAAACAGACCAAAGCTGAACTGG AAAGGATCATTCAGGGAAAGCAGACGACGACGACGTCTCGCTCCAGAACCATCACGTACAACACCGGCTTCCTGACACAGTTCAGATGGGTTCTAAAGAGAACGTTCCGCAACCTGATGCTCAACCCTCAGACGTCCATTGCTCAG atcGCTGTCACTTTGTTCCTCGCTCTGATCGTAGGAGCCATTTTCTTCAACGTCCAGGATGATCAGAGTGGAATGCAGAACAG GGTCGGAGCTTTGTTCTTCGTCATAATCAACCAGTGTTTCAGTTCCCTGTCGGCCGCTGAGCTCTTCATCTCCGAGAGGAAACTCTTCAT TCATGAGTACACCAGTGGTTATTACCGTCTGTCCGTCTACTTCCTGTCCAAGCTCCTGTCCGACATTCTCACTCTGAGGACCATTCCTGCCATCGTCTTCAGCTGCGTGGCGTACTTCCTCATCG gtctgAAGCCCACAGCTGAggccttcttcctcttcacgtTCACCGTCATGCTCGTCGCTTACACCGCCACCTCCATGGCTCTGGCCATCTCCGCCGACCAGACGGTGGTGGCCATCGCCAACATCTTCATGACCATCACCTTCGTCTTCATGATG atcttTGCTGGTCTCCTGGTGAaccttccctccatctccagTTGGCTCGCCTGGTTAAAATACTTCAGTATTCCCAGATACGGCCTGAGT GCTCTGCAGGCGAACGAATTCACTGGACTGTACTTCTGTCACGGACTCAACGACACCATCATCCCACCTGGACTCGCGTacgtgtaa
- the si:ch211-149b19.3 gene encoding protein phosphatase 1K, mitochondrial has translation MSSSVLLNLLHCARSTSRTFLRSSTETSSASGQVGGALLGVLGVRRASGSVRLDGDDGGRPRTWDSFGIWDNRIEEPVLLPSSIRYGKPIPQVSLSRVGSASVLGLRKQNEDRLRVARIHDNLLYFAVFDGHGGPHAADYCYTFMEKFIRDALEDEGDLEKVLKKAFLDADHALHTHLSYFNNASFLTAGTTATVALLRDGVEMVVGSVGDSRAMLCRKGRAIKLTKDHTPDRKDERQRIQRFGGFVTWNSVGQANVNGRLAMTRSIGDFHLKNSGVIAEPDTRRQTVQHANDSFLALTTDGINFLLSDQEVCDVINQCQDPTEAANVIAQQALQYGSEDNGTVIIVPLGAWGKHQSSTVVYSMSRNLASSGRWA, from the exons ATGTcgtcctctgtgctgctgaatCTGTTGCATTGCGCTCGCTCCACCAGTCGAACCTTCCTCAGATCCTCCACAGAAACCTCCTCAGCCTCTGGACAG GTGGGCGGGGCCTTGTTGGGGGTTTTGGGTGTGCGGCGGGCCAGCGGGTCGGTCCGTTTGGACGGTGACGACGGAGGCCGACCGAGGACATGGGACTCATTTGGTATCTGGGACAACAGGATAGAGGAACCAGTACTGCTGCCGTCCAGTATCAGATATGGAAAACCAATTCCACAG GTGAGTCTATCCCGGGTCGGCAGTGCGTCAGTGTTGGGTCTCAGGAAACAGAACGAGGACCGTCTCCGTGTGGCCCGTATCCATGACAATCTGCTGTACTTCGCCGTGTTCGACGGCCATGGCGGACCTCACGCCGCAGACTACTGCTACACCTTCATGGAGAAATTCATCAG AGACGCTCTGGAGGACGAGGGCGACCTGGAGAAGGTTCTGAAAAAAGCCTTTTTAGATGCTGACCacgctctgcacacacacttgagctACTTCAACAACG CCTCCTTCCTGACAGCCGGCACCACGGCGACGGTTGCTTTGCTCCGTGATGGCGTGGAGATGGTGGTCGGTAGCGTCGGCGACAGCCGAGCGATGTTGTGCAGGAAGGGACGAGCCATCAAACTCACCAAGGACCACACACCTGACCGCAAGGACGAGAGACAGCG TATCCAGAGGTTTGGCGGCTTCGTGACGTGGAACAGCGTCGGCCAGGCCAACGTTAACGGGCGGCTCGCCATGACTCGCAGCATCGGTGACTTCCACCTGAAGAACAGCGGCGTCATCGCTGAGCCGGATACGAGACGACAGACA GTCCAACACGCCAACGACTCCTTCCTCGCTCTGACCACTGATGGCATCAACTTCCTGCTAAGTGACCAGGAGGTCTGCGATGTGATCAACCAGTGTCAGGACCCGACGGAGGCAGCGAACGTCATCGCTCAGCAG GCGCTGCAGTACGGCTCGGAGGACAACGGCACCGTCATCATCGTCCCGTTGGGAGCGTGGGGGAAACATCAGAGCTCCACCGTCGTCTACAGCATGAGCAGGAACTTGGCCTCAAGCGGGAGATGGGCGTAG
- the LOC117752133 gene encoding broad substrate specificity ATP-binding cassette transporter ABCG2-like isoform X1 — protein MSHIQMETRSNGASKHPSADSGRQQHGATVSFHDIYYKVSQGGRCFCQKKVTSKDILIDLNGIMKPGLNAIMGATGSGKSSFLDVLAARKDPSGLSGEVMIDGAPQPPNFKCLSGYVVQDDVVMGTLTVRENFTFSAALRLPSSVSAHDKEQKVNKVIQELGLSRVADSRVGTQLIRGISGGERKRTNIGMELIIDPPVLFLDEPTTGLDASTANSVLLLLKRMANHGRTIILSIHQPRYSIYRLFDSLTLLVTGKQVYHGPAQSVLEYFSDIGYTCEPHNNPADFFLDVINGDATAAVGNNVDKEDSDSVSKSRRSIEDKLVEEYRNCHYYKQTKAELERIIQGKQTTTTSRSRTITYNTGFLTQFRWVLKRTFRNLMLNPQTSIAQIAVTLFLALIVGAIFFNVQDDQSGMQNRVGALFFVIINQCFSSLSAAELFISERKLFIHEYTSGYYRLSVYFLSKLLSDILTLRTIPAIVFSCVAYFLIGLKPTAEAFFLFTFTVMLVAYTATSMALAISADQTVVAIANIFMTITFVFMMIFAGLLVNLPSISSWLAWLKYFSIPRYGLSALQANEFTGLYFCHGLNDTIIPPGLACTGEEFLALQGVNYSSWGLWQNHLALGVMTVCFLTITYLKLRFIKKFS, from the exons ATGTCCCACATCCAGATGGAGACCAGGTCCAACGGAGCCTCCAAACATCCGTCCGCAGACTCGGGCCGACAGCAGCACGGCGCCACCGTCAGCTTCCACGATATTTACTACAAGGTGTCGCAGGGAGGAAGATGTTTCTGCCAGAAGAAAGTCACGAGCAAAGACATCCTCATCGACCTGAA TGGCATCATGAAGCCCGGACTGAACGCCATCATGGGAGCGACAGGAAGCGGCAAGTCatc ATTTCTGGACGTGTTGGCGGCGAGGAAGGATCCCTCCGGCCTGTCGGGAGAAGTCATGATCGACGGAGCTCCTCAGCCTCCGAACTTCAAGTGTCTGTCAGGATACGTGGTGCAG GACGACGTGGTGATGGGAACTCTGACCGTCAGAGAAAACTTCACCTTCTCTGCGGCGCTGAGACTTCCGTCCTCTGTCAGCGCCCACGACAAAGAACAGAAAGTCAACAAAGTGATCCAAGAACTGGGACTGAGCCGAGTGGCCGACTCcagg GTGGGCACTCAGCTGATTCGTGGGATCTCCGGcggcgagaggaagaggacgaacATCGGCATGGAGCTGATCATCGACCCCCCCGTCCTCTTCCTGGACGAACCAACCACAGGCCTCGACGCCAGCACCGCCAACTCTGTACTACTGCTGCTCaagag gATGGCGAACCACGGTCGCACCATCATCTTGTCCATCCACCAGCCTCGTTACTCCATCTACCGTCTGTTTGACAGCCTCACGCTGCTGGTCACCGGGAAACAG GTTTATCACGGACCTGCGCAGAGTGTACTGGAGTATTTCTCAGATATCG GATACACCTGTGAGCCCCACAACAACCCGGCAGACTTCTTCCTCGACGTCATCAACGGAGACGCCACCGCAGCCGTCGGCAACAACGTGGATAAAGAAG ATTCCGACTCGGTGTCGAAGTCCAGACGAAGTATCGAGGACAAACTGGTGGAGGAATACAGGAACTGTCACTACTACAAACAGACCAAAGCTGAACTGG AAAGGATCATTCAGGGAAAGCAGACGACGACGACGTCTCGCTCCAGAACCATCACGTACAACACCGGCTTCCTGACACAGTTCAGATGGGTTCTAAAGAGAACGTTCCGCAACCTGATGCTCAACCCTCAGACGTCCATTGCTCAG atcGCTGTCACTTTGTTCCTCGCTCTGATCGTAGGAGCCATTTTCTTCAACGTCCAGGATGATCAGAGTGGAATGCAGAACAG GGTCGGAGCTTTGTTCTTCGTCATAATCAACCAGTGTTTCAGTTCCCTGTCGGCCGCTGAGCTCTTCATCTCCGAGAGGAAACTCTTCAT TCATGAGTACACCAGTGGTTATTACCGTCTGTCCGTCTACTTCCTGTCCAAGCTCCTGTCCGACATTCTCACTCTGAGGACCATTCCTGCCATCGTCTTCAGCTGCGTGGCGTACTTCCTCATCG gtctgAAGCCCACAGCTGAggccttcttcctcttcacgtTCACCGTCATGCTCGTCGCTTACACCGCCACCTCCATGGCTCTGGCCATCTCCGCCGACCAGACGGTGGTGGCCATCGCCAACATCTTCATGACCATCACCTTCGTCTTCATGATG atcttTGCTGGTCTCCTGGTGAaccttccctccatctccagTTGGCTCGCCTGGTTAAAATACTTCAGTATTCCCAGATACGGCCTGAGT GCTCTGCAGGCGAACGAATTCACTGGACTGTACTTCTGTCACGGACTCAACGACACCATCATCCCACCTGGACTCGC ttgCACGGGGGAGGAGTTCCTGGCGCTGCAGGGTGTGAATTATTCCTCGTGGGGTTTGTGGCAGAATCATTTAGCTCTGGGCGTCATGACCGTCTGTTTCCTCACCATCACTTACCTCAAACTACGCTTCATCAAGAAGTTCTCCTag
- the si:ch211-149b19.2 gene encoding G protein-regulated inducer of neurite outgrowth 3, translated as MTDPSEKLQLQAGEQRDVGVQAEVEVVKHSASTSPDLHREAATSSLIGSPSCQSGSLASQMVPSLCCIPAGQPPFQHVCKIHIELRSQSVLPSVVTDKASSLPASPRTYSFQQSPGLMSVLGLRQNQDRDVSAERSLEEEEEKVDDKGAREQEEEEDEDRDEEEREEMVKPQKVVWDEQGMTWEVYGASVDLESLGTAIQLHLESKIREQEKHISTLRKSICSDSSLRGDKMKKRRKKGGGILGCCRKKPAVAD; from the coding sequence ATGACTGACCCCAGTGAGAAGCTCCAACTGCAGGCAGGGGAGCAGAGGGATGTGGGCGTACAGGCGGAGGTGGAGGTAGTCAAACACTCAGCTTCCACAAGCCCAGACCTCCACAGGGAGGCTGCCACCTCCTCCCTGATTGGCTCccccagctgtcaatcaggcaGTTTGGCCTCACAAATGGTCCCATCATTATGCTGCATCCCTGCCGGTCAACCGCCCTTCCAGCATGTCTGCAAGATCCACATCGAGCTGCGCAGCCAATCAGTGCTTCCTTCTGTTGTGACTGACAAGGCTAGTTCCCTCCCTGCCAGTCCGCGTACGTACAGCTTCCAGCAGAGCCCCGGACTCATGTCAGTGCTCGGACTCAGACAAAACCAAGACCGAGATGTTAGTGCTGAGAGATcattggaggaagaggaggagaaggtggacgACAAAGGAGCAAGagagcaagaagaagaggaggatgaggacagggatgaagaggaaagagaagagatggTGAAGCCACAGAAGGTGGTGTGGGATGAGCAGGGGATGACGTGGGAGGTGTACGGGGCCTCAGTGGACCTGGAGTCCCTGGGCACAGCGATCCAGTTGCACCTGGAGTCCAAGATTCGGGAGCAGGAGAAACACATCAGTACTCTGAGGAAGTCCATCTGCTCTGACAGCAGCCTCAGAGGAGATAAgatgaagaaaaggaggaagaagggaggagggattCTGGGATGTTGTAGGAAGAAACCTGCTGTGGCAGACTGA